One Candidatus Poribacteria bacterium genomic window carries:
- a CDS encoding glycosyltransferase family 39 protein — MNFAGANFKSESTVTKIILLCILIASGVLVLRHVGHSGITYWDEGFHAVVARNLTKHPLKFTLYDQPWLPYDYKGWGENHIWLHKPPVAMWTIWISHLIFGINTFALRLPSAISLVVTTWLTFRTAADLFDKRAGLIAAFLHGYNPFLFASVHGYRYSDHIDIALLLWVQVSCWFLLRAVRTGKRRNYILSGVAMGIAYLSKSYLACITFGIALVVWCVVQGKRIHRKRYPSDDKTQNEATDAKIRLSDIGIQLLAAIVTVAPWVIYCLIYYRKEFLWEHKRVLDHLNTDVESWGASWDRPLFDYMPLFYPVFYAALFAAVLCLLVVMFKRWNLAELFVLAWGIGVIVPHTLAETKTPSATMIAVPPLLICLAAVISRAWQRRDWVYTSIWCAGMLVITIISGGRTLVKGRDQFDGLKKFAPFIETNFWIVEQLLGFGVLLAIFAGVYMLIRRYNWQKWLWFGLRIVALLIALFYVRGYVDAAYKVTERNSKIPLYEKSGPRLQREMPENACFFLDDERVGAHFDLMYYADRSTYQIHNVHRKEPRDFKNQAKIAREAGAIPYLFSVKETVYNYPLFIEGEIDVGNGKTQRYRVYEITEVHE; from the coding sequence ATGAATTTTGCGGGTGCCAATTTCAAAAGCGAATCCACGGTTACAAAAATTATCCTACTTTGCATCCTGATCGCCTCTGGTGTTCTGGTGTTGAGGCATGTCGGACATAGCGGGATCACTTATTGGGACGAAGGTTTTCACGCTGTCGTGGCACGGAATTTGACGAAGCATCCGCTCAAATTTACGCTCTACGATCAACCGTGGCTCCCATATGACTACAAAGGGTGGGGCGAGAACCACATCTGGCTGCATAAACCGCCTGTCGCGATGTGGACAATCTGGATCTCGCACTTGATTTTCGGCATTAACACGTTCGCGCTCCGGCTGCCATCCGCAATCAGTCTTGTCGTGACAACGTGGTTGACGTTTCGGACCGCCGCAGACCTTTTTGACAAACGAGCGGGACTTATTGCAGCGTTTCTTCACGGATACAACCCTTTTCTCTTTGCGTCCGTTCATGGCTATCGCTATTCGGACCATATTGACATTGCTTTACTGCTCTGGGTGCAGGTCTCGTGTTGGTTCCTGCTCCGCGCAGTTCGGACCGGAAAACGGAGGAATTACATTTTATCTGGTGTTGCGATGGGGATCGCGTATCTCTCAAAAAGCTACCTCGCCTGCATTACCTTCGGTATCGCGCTTGTCGTTTGGTGTGTTGTACAAGGTAAACGGATTCATCGCAAGAGATATCCATCGGATGACAAGACACAAAACGAGGCGACAGACGCAAAGATCCGCCTCAGCGACATCGGTATACAACTTTTGGCGGCAATTGTAACAGTAGCACCTTGGGTTATCTACTGTCTGATTTACTACCGAAAGGAATTCTTATGGGAACATAAACGCGTTCTTGATCATCTTAACACAGATGTTGAAAGCTGGGGCGCGAGTTGGGATCGACCACTGTTTGACTACATGCCGCTGTTCTATCCGGTGTTCTACGCTGCGCTTTTCGCGGCGGTCCTGTGTCTGCTGGTGGTTATGTTCAAACGCTGGAATTTAGCCGAACTTTTCGTGTTAGCGTGGGGTATCGGTGTTATCGTTCCACACACACTCGCAGAGACAAAAACGCCATCAGCAACAATGATTGCGGTGCCACCGCTACTCATCTGTTTGGCAGCGGTCATCAGTCGCGCGTGGCAACGACGGGATTGGGTTTACACCTCAATTTGGTGCGCCGGAATGCTTGTGATTACTATCATCTCCGGCGGACGCACCCTGGTCAAAGGACGCGATCAGTTTGACGGACTGAAGAAATTCGCGCCCTTTATTGAGACGAATTTTTGGATTGTTGAGCAGCTGCTCGGATTTGGGGTCTTGCTCGCGATTTTCGCTGGTGTATATATGCTGATTCGCCGGTATAATTGGCAAAAGTGGCTATGGTTTGGACTCCGTATAGTCGCACTGCTGATTGCCTTATTCTATGTAAGAGGTTATGTGGATGCTGCATACAAAGTCACGGAGCGCAACAGCAAAATCCCGCTATATGAAAAGAGTGGACCCCGTCTCCAACGTGAGATGCCAGAGAACGCCTGTTTCTTTCTTGACGATGAACGCGTCGGTGCACACTTTGATCTGATGTACTATGCCGATCGGTCAACGTATCAGATTCACAATGTACATAGAAAAGAGCCTCGCGATTTCAAGAATCAAGCCAAAATAGCACGTGAAGCGGGTGCAATTCCGTACCTCTTCTCTGTCAAAGAAACAGTATACAATTATCCGCTATTCATTGAAGGTGAGATAGATGTTGGAAATGGAAAAACACAACGGTATCGGGTTTATGAAATTACGGAAGTTCACGAATAA
- a CDS encoding DUF5050 domain-containing protein — protein sequence MKIRQFNRKSIALLFAMIVFFCSVQSLSFGQVTLTASASAPLIEATLSGSVVTLTLQEGTFEDNVRDFVILDNTLGVVKHHHNVRRLSNTEVEVTLDFNGDFDQDGTLTFIVTQWGIKNYNGSDLTAQIPVTATIESLTATAPAPLTKATLHNSTVTLTLRGRKFEDWAIFNLRVSGIPNASIDYARFLSGTEITVKLDFYGEFNRDETLTFWVEPGLIKNYHGTPLTAQIPVTVNVAPTPQPPVVTTPQPTTVGPLTATAPAPLTEATLHNSMVTLTLQGWKFENWAIFNLRVSGIPGIPPPVSIDYATFLSDTEITVKLDFDGDFDRDETLTFWVEPGLIKNYIGPPLTAQIPVTAIVEPPQAFKIRNPASTGLIIGYQIQWSNNDSWQNYSLNAGFIRTHQSDRNIPLGYPQIRFDYIVNDQQFTDRSYTLETAEYRENSDDVPTYHFVYNQQGDRLDLSRAAPQPQVAPTPQPQVGTTPQPNVVSTPQPSVVYIPDTNLRTAIQQEIGNAITTQTLLNLTTLDADASGLMDGSPVIRDLTGLEHATNLGGLYLSDNNISDISPLSGLTQMEELDLSDNNISDISPLVGMTQLTWLALGGNPLNAAAINTHIPAMQANGVFPEFDNSAPTTPQPNVVPTPQPSVGTTPQPTVVVIPDWNLRAEIQRAIGNTVTTQTLLNLTTLDASDLRIANLTGLEHATNLSHLYLWGNNISDVSPLAGLTQLTDLDLYDNNISDISPLVGLTRLTDLDLTDNPLNAAAINTHIPAIQARGTEVQFDNRTLTTPSDDDGMAIDNSQVDTRTPTVPIDPTQPAIYWGGDGIQRANLDGSNVQTLVPEVDVSDITLDVAGGKMYWINYKSVQRANFDGSQVETLVTGEYAPYLTVDRSIGKMYWLGYEARDGYSSPAKILRANLDGSNVETLVREEYVWYLTLDVAGGKMYWIGNAKILRANLDGSNVETLKTGNWHAWDLTLDVSGGKMYWMHSEVGVVTSKILRANLDGSNVETLVEDDHPSTLTLDVSSGKIYWIDSIGFRCANLDGSNVETLVRGIYVWNLTLDASAGKMYWIEDGMEDLEMSGGPGKIQRVNLDGSNIEDIVTDEAEENFALIPSQAPVMATSTPVVSKKSEVDTQTKTVHVRVDATDRPPMYWIDTEAGTLHRLVDAEVENLLPSVRNANSLTLDVVNAKLYWTEKISNTTGRVRRADLDGSNVASVREFNNVPLGIALDTSNGKLYVTNSRGKVQRLNLDGSNYEWNFIVNLDSPKGIAVDAAGRKVYWTEQTGENTGRVRCADLDGSNVASVREFNNVPLGIALDTSNGKLYVTNSRGKVQRLNLDGSNYEWNFIVNLDSPKGIAVDAAGRKVYWTEQTGENTGRVRCADLDGSNVASVREFNNVPLGIALDTSNGKLYVTNSRGKVQRLNLDGSNYEWNFIVNLDSPKGIAVDAAGQKLYLTSSDGKISRRNLSGGGSQVVVEGLVSPGNIVLNNSITAPEKSSTSETPAPKNKYDVNGDGTVNDTD from the coding sequence ATGAAAATTAGACAATTCAATAGAAAGTCCATCGCTTTGCTATTCGCGATGATAGTATTTTTCTGTAGCGTCCAAAGCCTCAGTTTTGGGCAAGTCACGTTAACCGCCTCAGCCTCGGCACCCCTAATAGAGGCAACGCTCAGTGGAAGCGTGGTGACACTTACGCTCCAGGAAGGGACGTTCGAGGATAATGTCAGAGATTTCGTGATCCTCGATAACACCTTGGGGGTCGTCAAGCACCATCACAATGTAAGACGCCTAAGCAACACGGAAGTGGAAGTGACATTAGACTTCAATGGTGACTTCGACCAAGATGGGACACTCACCTTCATTGTAACTCAGTGGGGCATCAAAAACTACAACGGCTCCGACCTCACAGCCCAGATACCCGTCACAGCAACCATAGAATCCCTCACCGCAACCGCACCAGCACCCTTGACAAAGGCAACGCTACACAATAGCACGGTAACACTGACACTTCGAGGACGAAAGTTCGAGGATTGGGCCATATTTAACCTGAGGGTCTCCGGTATTCCGAATGCGAGTATTGACTATGCCAGATTCCTAAGTGGCACGGAGATAACGGTGAAACTGGATTTCTATGGTGAATTCAACCGAGATGAAACACTCACCTTCTGGGTAGAACCGGGACTTATCAAAAACTATCACGGCACCCCCCTCACAGCCCAGATACCTGTCACAGTGAATGTGGCCCCCACACCCCAGCCGCCTGTCGTAACCACACCCCAACCGACTACTGTAGGACCCCTCACCGCAACCGCACCAGCACCCTTGACAGAGGCAACGCTACACAATAGCATGGTAACACTGACACTTCAAGGATGGAAGTTCGAGAATTGGGCCATATTTAACCTGAGGGTCTCCGGTATTCCGGGTATTCCTCCGCCGGTCAGCATTGACTATGCAACATTCCTAAGTGACACGGAGATAACGGTGAAACTGGATTTCGACGGCGACTTCGACCGAGATGAAACACTCACCTTCTGGGTAGAACCGGGGCTTATCAAAAACTATATCGGTCCTCCCCTCACAGCCCAGATACCTGTCACAGCGATTGTGGAGCCTCCCCAGGCATTCAAGATTAGAAATCCCGCCAGCACCGGGCTCATTATAGGTTATCAAATTCAGTGGTCAAATAACGACAGTTGGCAAAACTATTCTCTTAATGCAGGTTTTATCAGAACCCACCAATCGGACCGGAATATTCCCTTAGGTTACCCCCAAATCCGGTTTGATTACATTGTCAACGATCAACAATTTACTGACCGTTCTTACACCTTAGAAACCGCGGAATATCGAGAGAATAGCGACGACGTTCCTACTTATCACTTCGTGTATAACCAGCAAGGCGATAGGTTAGACCTCAGCAGAGCCGCGCCCCAGCCACAGGTCGCACCTACACCCCAACCGCAGGTCGGAACCACACCGCAGCCGAATGTTGTCTCCACACCCCAGCCGAGTGTGGTATATATACCCGATACGAACTTAAGAACAGCAATCCAGCAAGAGATTGGTAACGCAATCACAACGCAAACACTGCTGAATCTCACAACTCTTGATGCTGATGCTTCCGGTCTAATGGACGGTTCTCCCGTGATAAGAGACCTCACTGGGCTTGAACATGCCACAAATCTTGGAGGGTTGTATCTTTCGGACAATAACATCTCGGATATATCCCCGCTATCAGGACTCACACAGATGGAGGAGTTAGATCTTTCCGACAATAACATCTCGGATATATCCCCGCTCGTAGGTATGACACAACTGACATGGTTGGCTCTTGGAGGTAATCCGTTGAATGCCGCTGCCATCAACACCCATATTCCTGCCATGCAAGCAAATGGCGTTTTTCCCGAATTTGACAACAGCGCACCAACGACGCCGCAACCGAATGTAGTTCCCACACCCCAGCCGAGTGTCGGAACCACACCCCAACCGACTGTCGTAGTTATACCTGATTGGAACTTAAGAGCAGAAATCCAGCGAGCGATTGGTAACACAGTCACAACGCAAACGCTGCTGAATCTCACAACTCTTGATGCTTCCGACCTCAGGATAGCAAACCTCACTGGGCTTGAACACGCTACAAACCTCAGCCACTTGTATCTTTGGGGCAATAACATCTCGGATGTATCCCCTCTTGCAGGCCTCACACAACTGACAGACTTGGATCTTTACGACAATAACATCTCGGATATATCGCCTCTCGTCGGACTTACACGACTGACAGACTTGGATCTTACGGATAATCCGTTGAATGCCGCTGCCATCAACACGCATATTCCCGCCATCCAAGCAAGAGGCACTGAGGTCCAGTTTGACAACCGCACACTAACGACACCGTCAGATGACGATGGTATGGCAATAGACAATTCCCAAGTCGACACACGCACACCAACTGTACCAATAGATCCCACGCAACCGGCGATATACTGGGGTGGGGATGGCATTCAACGTGCGAACCTCGACGGTTCAAACGTCCAAACCCTTGTGCCGGAAGTGGACGTATCGGATATTACCTTGGATGTCGCAGGTGGGAAGATGTATTGGATAAACTATAAGTCTGTTCAACGTGCAAATTTCGACGGTTCTCAGGTAGAAACCTTGGTGACAGGTGAGTACGCACCGTATCTTACTGTAGATAGATCAATCGGGAAGATGTATTGGTTAGGCTACGAGGCCAGGGACGGATATTCTTCGCCAGCTAAAATCCTTCGTGCGAACCTCGACGGATCAAACGTCGAAACCCTTGTGAGGGAAGAATACGTATGGTATCTTACCTTAGATGTCGCAGGTGGGAAGATGTATTGGATAGGTAACGCTAAAATCCTTCGTGCGAACCTCGATGGATCAAACGTCGAAACTCTCAAGACAGGAAATTGGCACGCATGGGACCTTACGTTAGATGTGTCGGGCGGGAAGATGTATTGGATGCACTCGGAGGTGGGTGTGGTTACGTCTAAAATCCTTCGTGCGAACCTCGACGGTTCAAATGTAGAAACCCTTGTGGAGGACGACCACCCATCCACTCTCACGTTAGATGTATCAAGCGGGAAGATATATTGGATAGACAGCATTGGATTCCGGTGTGCGAACCTCGACGGTTCAAATGTAGAAACCCTTGTGAGGGGAATATACGTATGGAATCTTACGTTAGATGCGTCAGCTGGAAAGATGTATTGGATAGAAGATGGGATGGAAGACTTGGAGATGTCGGGCGGTCCGGGCAAAATCCAGCGTGTCAATCTTGATGGTTCAAACATCGAAGACATTGTCACAGACGAAGCCGAGGAAAATTTTGCCTTAATTCCGTCTCAAGCACCGGTGATGGCTACATCGACGCCAGTAGTCTCGAAAAAATCTGAAGTCGATACACAGACGAAAACAGTACACGTCCGCGTTGACGCAACCGACAGACCCCCAATGTATTGGATAGACACGGAAGCAGGCACCCTCCACCGGCTCGTCGATGCGGAAGTGGAAAATCTCCTGCCAAGTGTCCGAAACGCTAATAGTCTCACCCTCGATGTCGTCAACGCTAAACTCTACTGGACAGAAAAAATCAGTAATACGACCGGCAGGGTTCGCCGCGCCGATCTGGATGGATCAAACGTTGCGTCGGTTCGGGAGTTCAATAACGTCCCCCTCGGTATTGCGCTTGATACATCAAATGGCAAGTTGTATGTGACCAACTCCCGTGGCAAAGTGCAGCGGTTAAACCTTGACGGGTCTAACTACGAGTGGAACTTCATCGTCAATTTGGATTCGCCGAAAGGGATCGCTGTCGATGCTGCGGGGCGTAAAGTCTATTGGACAGAGCAGACGGGTGAGAACACTGGTAGGGTTCGCTGTGCCGATCTGGATGGGTCAAATGTTGCGTCGGTTCGGGAGTTCAACAACGTGCCGCTCGGTATCGCACTTGATACATCAAATGGCAAGTTGTATGTGACCAACTCCCGTGGCAAAGTGCAGCGGTTAAACCTTGACGGGTCTAACTACGAGTGGAACTTCATCGTCAATTTGGATTCGCCGAAAGGGATCGCTGTCGATGCTGCGGGGCGTAAAGTCTATTGGACAGAGCAGACGGGTGAGAACACTGGTAGGGTTCGCTGTGCCGATCTGGATGGGTCAAATGTTGCGTCGGTTCGGGAGTTCAACAACGTGCCGCTCGGTATCGCACTTGATACATCAAATGGCAAGTTGTATGTGACCAACTCCCGTGGCAAAGTGCAGCGGTTAAACCTTGACGGGTCTAACTACGAGTGGAACTTCATCGTCAATTTGGATTCGCCGAAAGGGATCGCTGTCGATGCTGCGGGGCAGAAGCTCTATCTCACAAGTTCTGACGGTAAAATCAGCCGTCGAAACTTGAGCGGTGGCGGTTCTCAAGTAGTCGTTGAAGGGTTAGTCAGCCCGGGGAATATAGTGCTGAACAACAGTATCACAGCACCCGAGAAGTCCTCAACCTCGGAGACACCCGCCCCTAAAAATAAGTACGATGTGAATGGAGACGGCACGGTCAATGACACGGATG
- a CDS encoding T9SS type A sorting domain-containing protein, protein GSMLASGLSDGTVKLWDVATHQTIATLEAHTDSVNSVSFSPDGSMLASGLSDGTVKLWDVGTRENIATLEGHTDLVASVSFSPDGSILASGAFDGMVKLWDVGTRENIATLEGHTDLMLSVSFSPDGSMLAFGAFDVIGAFDVMVKLWDVASYITQLAPEKVAGDANGDGVVNIQDLVLVASTLGTTGQSTADVNADGVVDIRDLVKVAGELGNAAAAPSLHPQALAMFTAADVQKWIAQAQYLNLTDVTSQRGIRFLEQLLAALIPKETALLPNYPNPFNPETWIPYQLTKPADVTLTIYTVNGQVVRRLVLGHQAPGMYHSKARAAYWDGRNAVGEAVASGIYFYTLTAGDFTATRKMLIRK, encoded by the coding sequence ATGGGTCAATGCTCGCCTCTGGATTATCTGATGGGACCGTGAAATTGTGGGATGTAGCAACACACCAAACTATCGCCACACTTGAAGCACACACGGATAGTGTTAATTCAGTGTCATTTTCGCCAGATGGGTCAATGCTCGCCTCTGGATTATCTGATGGGACCGTGAAATTGTGGGATGTCGGGACAAGAGAGAATATCGCTACTCTTGAAGGACATACAGATTTGGTGGCTTCAGTGTCCTTTTCGCCAGACGGGTCAATACTCGCCTCCGGAGCATTTGACGGCATGGTGAAGTTGTGGGATGTGGGGACAAGAGAGAATATCGCTACTCTTGAAGGACATACAGATTTGATGCTTTCAGTGTCCTTTTCGCCAGACGGGTCAATGCTCGCCTTCGGAGCATTTGATGTCATCGGAGCATTTGATGTCATGGTGAAGTTGTGGGATGTGGCATCCTACATTACACAACTTGCACCCGAAAAAGTTGCAGGGGACGCGAATGGCGATGGCGTTGTGAATATCCAAGATTTGGTGTTGGTGGCTTCAACTTTGGGTACAACGGGACAAAGTACGGCGGATGTCAACGCAGATGGTGTTGTGGATATCAGAGATCTCGTCAAGGTTGCTGGTGAACTCGGCAACGCCGCAGCCGCTCCCTCTTTACACCCACAGGCATTGGCGATGTTCACCGCCGCAGACGTGCAAAAGTGGATAGCCCAAGCACAGTACCTAAACTTGACAGACGTAACATCGCAAAGGGGCATTCGCTTCTTAGAGCAACTCTTGGCGGCGTTGATCCCAAAAGAGACCGCACTCCTACCCAACTATCCGAATCCGTTTAACCCGGAGACATGGATACCCTATCAGTTGACAAAACCTGCTGATGTCACACTCACCATTTATACGGTGAACGGACAGGTAGTTCGGCGGTTAGTATTGGGGCATCAAGCCCCGGGCATGTATCATAGCAAAGCCCGCGCAGCGTATTGGGATGGCAGGAATGCTGTCGGTGAGGCTGTCGCGAGCGGTATCTACTTCTATACCCTAACCGCAGGCGACTTCACTGCCACGCGTAAAATGTTAATAAGGAAGTAG
- a CDS encoding leucine-rich repeat domain-containing protein, with product MKRFYTYVILMVTFGGWLNFAAAQNVEFPDPNLANKVREALNLPADAAIPKAQLATLTVLDASASENAPAAAKIRDITGLEHAEQLTELYLRDNGISDISPLAGLTNLTGLYLLFNEISDISPLVDLTNLTELGLGGNVIVDLSPLAGLTNLTALDLGFNGISDISPLAGLTNLTALDLWPNKISDISPLTGLTNLTVLYLTANEISDISPLIGLTNLTELYLAGNQIADISPLTRLTNLTKLELQNNQVTDKAPLQTLLQANPDLQLDIDVSGPAWMPDGGLHAAVREALGLGPDDILTPETLQGLTRLRVSYQDISDLTALAGLTNLTTLDLASNFVISNLTPIAGLTQLTTLDLGGNQISDLTPIAGLMQLTTLSLGYNEISDVIALVDLVHLETLSLEGNPITDTAPLQTLLQVNPSVQLDIDIPGPTWMPDPRLYAAVRATLSLAPGSPFTPETLQGLTQLDASYQGINDLTGLEHATQLTTLDLSYNSISDITPITALTQLTELSLWENGINDITPLAGLIQLTTLNLNDNQISAISPLAGLSNLTTLYLSGNEISNITHLTGLTQLTLLYLRSNQIIEISPLTGLTNLTDLSLRYNEISDVMALVGLVNLEELYLEGNPITDKAPLRTLLEKNPDLQLDISVPGPPWMPDPNLYAAVRETLSLAPGNPFTPETLQGLTQLQAYQTGISDLTGLEYATQLTRLDLSYNSISDISPPQGLTQLTTLWLSGNEVSDISPLAALTNLTDLSLWSNEISDISPLQGLTQLTELGLSYNSISDIIPIAGLTNLTALYLAENPITDKATLQLILRQNPNLTDETIGFELDGIRSVSFSPGGTLLASGGVDNTVRLWDVATRQNIDTLEGHTDSVNSVFFSPGGTLLASASSDSTVRLWDVATRETIATLEGHTDAVNSVSFSPDGMLLASASSDSTVRLWDVATRETIATLEAHTDSVNSVSFSP from the coding sequence ATGAAACGTTTTTACACTTATGTGATTTTGATGGTTACCTTTGGCGGTTGGCTTAACTTTGCCGCTGCACAAAATGTGGAATTTCCCGATCCCAACTTAGCGAATAAAGTGCGCGAAGCACTCAATCTCCCCGCAGATGCGGCTATCCCGAAAGCACAGCTGGCAACATTAACGGTTTTGGATGCTTCAGCATCGGAGAATGCACCAGCAGCAGCAAAGATACGCGATATCACAGGCTTAGAACATGCCGAACAGCTGACAGAGTTGTACCTCAGGGACAATGGAATCAGTGACATTAGTCCCCTTGCAGGATTGACAAACCTGACAGGGTTATACCTATTGTTTAATGAAATCAGTGACATTAGCCCGCTTGTAGATTTGACAAACCTAACAGAATTAGGGCTCGGGGGCAATGTGATCGTTGACCTCAGTCCCCTTGCAGGTTTGACGAACCTCACAGCGTTAGATCTCGGATTCAATGGAATCAGCGACATTAGTCCGCTCGCAGGGTTGACGAACCTCACAGCTTTAGATCTCTGGCCCAATAAAATCAGCGACATCAGCCCCCTCACAGGATTGACAAACCTGACGGTGTTGTATCTCACTGCCAATGAAATCAGCGACATCAGCCCCCTCATAGGATTGACAAACCTGACAGAATTGTACCTTGCCGGTAATCAAATTGCTGACATTAGTCCGCTCACAAGATTGACAAACCTGACTAAGTTAGAACTCCAGAACAATCAAGTCACGGATAAGGCACCACTCCAAACGCTACTTCAAGCAAATCCTGATTTGCAATTGGATATTGACGTATCCGGCCCTGCGTGGATGCCGGATGGGGGCTTACACGCCGCGGTCCGAGAAGCACTCGGTTTGGGACCGGATGATATCCTCACACCAGAAACACTCCAAGGATTGACGCGGCTAAGGGTTTCATATCAAGATATAAGCGACCTCACTGCCCTCGCTGGCTTGACGAACCTTACAACGTTAGACCTTGCATCTAATTTTGTAATCAGCAACCTCACACCTATCGCGGGCTTGACGCAGTTAACAACGTTAGACCTTGGCGGCAATCAAATCAGCGACCTCACACCCATTGCAGGATTGATGCAGTTGACAACACTATCTCTCGGATACAATGAAATCAGCGATGTAATCGCACTCGTAGATTTAGTACACCTTGAGACGTTATCTCTTGAGGGGAATCCGATTACGGATACAGCACCGCTTCAAACGCTACTTCAAGTGAATCCATCTGTACAACTGGATATTGATATACCGGGCCCTACGTGGATGCCGGATCCGCGTTTATACGCCGCAGTCCGAGCAACACTCAGTTTAGCACCAGGCAGTCCTTTCACACCAGAAACACTCCAAGGATTGACGCAGCTGGATGCTTCCTATCAAGGTATAAACGACCTCACCGGTTTGGAACATGCAACGCAACTCACAACATTAGACCTTAGTTATAATTCCATCAGCGACATTACACCCATCACAGCGTTAACCCAATTGACGGAGTTATCTCTCTGGGAAAACGGAATCAATGACATCACACCCTTGGCAGGACTCATACAGCTGACAACGTTAAACCTTAACGATAATCAGATTAGTGCCATCAGTCCGCTTGCTGGGTTGTCGAACCTCACAACGTTGTACCTTAGCGGTAATGAAATCAGCAACATCACGCACCTCACAGGATTGACACAGCTGACCTTGCTGTATCTTCGTTCTAATCAAATCATTGAGATCAGTCCCCTCACAGGATTGACGAACCTGACGGATTTATCTCTCAGATACAATGAAATCAGCGATGTAATGGCACTCGTAGGTTTAGTCAATCTTGAAGAGTTATATCTTGAAGGGAACCCGATTACGGATAAGGCACCGCTCCGGACTTTACTTGAGAAGAACCCAGATTTGCAACTGGACATTTCTGTACCAGGACCTCCATGGATGCCGGATCCGAATTTATACGCTGCGGTCCGAGAAACACTCAGTTTAGCACCCGGCAATCCCTTCACACCAGAAACACTCCAAGGATTGACGCAGCTACAGGCTTACCAGACAGGTATAAGCGACCTCACCGGTTTAGAATACGCAACGCAACTGACAAGGTTAGACCTTAGTTATAATTCCATCAGCGACATCAGTCCTCCCCAGGGGTTGACACAACTGACAACATTATGGCTCTCGGGCAATGAAGTCAGCGACATTAGTCCCCTGGCAGCACTGACAAACCTAACGGATTTATCTCTCTGGAGCAATGAAATCAGCGACATCAGTCCACTCCAAGGGTTGACACAACTAACGGAGTTAGGCCTTAGTTATAATTCCATCAGCGACATCATACCCATCGCAGGCTTGACGAACCTTACAGCATTATACCTTGCAGAGAATCCGATTACGGATAAGGCAACACTTCAGCTGATCCTGCGTCAAAATCCGAATTTGACTGATGAGACAATTGGTTTTGAGTTAGATGGTATTCGGTCCGTATCATTTTCACCGGGTGGGACGCTGCTTGCTTCTGGGGGTGTTGATAACACGGTGAGATTGTGGGATGTCGCAACACGCCAGAACATCGATACACTTGAAGGACATACGGATAGTGTTAATTCAGTGTTCTTTTCACCGGGTGGGACGCTGCTTGCCTCTGCGTCTTCTGATAGCACGGTGAGATTGTGGGATGTCGCAACACGTGAAACCATCGCCACACTTGAAGGGCATACAGATGCTGTTAACTCCGTGTCATTTTCACCCGATGGGATGCTGCTGGCTTCTGCGTCTTCTGATAGCACGGTCAGGTTGTGGGATGTCGCAACCCGCGAAACCATCGCCACACTTGAAGCACACACGGATAGTGTTAATTCAGTGTCATTTTCGCCAG
- a CDS encoding 2'-5' RNA ligase family protein, with protein sequence MPFVVELYFDPSTEESIRRAWKAIDEAGISDSMPKGGYRPHVSLGVCDHLETDSLAQELSTFAVGVAPFRLSFPNIGIFSTSEGVVYLGVTVTEQLLNLHTAFHKIFKKYAEEQREYYTVGRWVPHCTLAFGLSEYQIAETVTICRQIDLPISTEVKEIGLVKVSATGCQRLSSFNFKTTDKTELYDELRPEYNETLLKNGIRGKYAKQQDNQ encoded by the coding sequence ATGCCATTTGTTGTTGAACTATACTTTGACCCCTCAACCGAAGAATCCATTCGCCGTGCCTGGAAAGCGATTGATGAAGCAGGGATTAGTGATTCTATGCCCAAAGGGGGTTACCGTCCACATGTATCGCTTGGGGTTTGCGACCATCTTGAAACAGATTCACTTGCACAGGAATTGTCAACCTTTGCGGTGGGTGTTGCCCCATTTCGATTGTCGTTTCCGAACATAGGTATTTTTTCTACATCGGAAGGGGTGGTTTACTTAGGTGTAACGGTCACTGAGCAGTTGCTTAATTTGCACACCGCATTTCATAAGATCTTCAAAAAGTACGCAGAGGAACAACGGGAATATTATACTGTTGGACGGTGGGTTCCGCATTGCACGCTTGCTTTCGGTTTGTCAGAATATCAGATTGCTGAAACAGTAACAATTTGTCGGCAAATTGATTTACCAATTTCCACGGAAGTCAAAGAAATTGGATTGGTGAAGGTTTCCGCTACGGGTTGTCAAAGGCTGTCTTCGTTCAACTTCAAAACGACTGATAAAACTGAACTTTATGACGAATTGCGTCCTGAGTACAACGAAACACTGCTAAAGAACGGCATTCGGGGGAAATACGCGAAACAACAAGATAACCAATAA